In Aquincola tertiaricarbonis, the genomic stretch GCCGGTGCCGTGCAGCACCGCGTGTTGGTAGATGGCGGTGATGGCGGGCAGGTCAGCGGCCGTGCTCGGGCGAATCAGCAGATTGGTCATGCACAACAGTTTATAATGCGCGGTTTCGGCGCTGGCCGGCGGCAGAGGGGTTCCACCCATCCACCGCTTTGGCGTATCTACAGCACCGAGCCCGTGGCGACCGGCCCGCAACCTGCGGCTGGCGCCTTTCACGATTGCCAGACCTGGTGGTGTCTCCCCGGTGAGGCGGTCGATTCGCAGGAATCTCCGAGGAAACACAATGGTTGTCATCCGTCTGGCCCGTGGCGGCTCCAAGAAGCGCCCCTTCTACAACATCGTCGTTGCCGATGCGCGTGAGCGTCGCGACGGCCGCTTCATCGAGCGCGTCGGTTTCTACAACCCCGTGGCTTCCGGCGCTGCCGAGTCGCTGCGCGTGGCGCAAGACCGCGTGACCTACTGGAAGGGCGTTGGCGCCCAGCTGTCGCCCACCGTCGCCCGCCTGGTGGGCAACGCCAAGACCGCTGCCTGAGACACGGATTCCGGCCGATGAACGCCACCACGCCTGCACCGGGCGATACCGCCTGGCCTGAAGACGCGGTGGAGGTCGGCCGGATCCTCGGGCCCTGGGGCATCAAGGGCGCGCTCAAGGTGCTGCCTTACGCGTCCGACCCCAAGGCCTTGTTCTCGTCGCGGCGCTGGTTCATCCAGCCGGGCCACCGGCTGCTGAAGATCACCGGCGCCCGCGACCACGGCGATGGCGTCGTGGCCACCGCCCAGGAAGTGCCCGACCGCAATGCCGCCGAAGCGCTCAAGGGCGCCCAGGTGTTCGTGTCGCGCAGCAGCTTCCCCACCCCTTCGGAAGGTGAGTACTACTGGGTCGACCTGATCGGCCTGGAGGTCTACAACCGCGAAGGGGCCCATCTCGGCATGGTCACCGACCTGCTGAGCACCGGCCCGCACAGCGTGCTGAAGCTGCGCCCGGCCGATGCGCCGGCCGACGCTGGCGGCGAAGCCGCTGAACGCCTCATTCCTTTCGTCGACGCCTACGTCGACCAGGTGGACCTGCCGGCCCGCCGCATCACCGTTGACTGGGGCCTGGATTACTGAGGCCGCTCGCCGAATGCCATGCGCTTCGACGTCCTGACGCTGTTTCCCGAGCTGTTCACCCCGCACCTGTCGCTGGGCGTGACGCGCCGCGCCTATGAATCGGGTGCGGTGGACGTGCGCCTGTGGCCGCTGCGCGACTATGGCGAGGGCACCTACCGCCGCGTCGACGACCGGCCCTTCGGTGGCGGCCCCGGCATGGTGATGCTGGCCGATCCGCTGGCCCGTGCGCTGGCCGAGGTGCGGGCGCAGCGGGCCGATGCGGTGCCGCTGATCCATTTTTCGCCCACCGGCCGGCCCATCACCCAGGCGCTGGTGCGCGAAATGGCCGCCGGCCCCGGCGCCGTGCTGCTGTGCGGCCGCTACGAGGGCATCGACCAGCGCTTCCTCGATCGCCACCAGCACATCGAGCTGAGCCTGGGCGACTTCATCCTTTCCGGCGGCGAATTGCCCGCGATGGCGCTGCTGGACGCGATCGCGCGGCTGCAGCCCGGCGTGCTCAACGATGCCGCCTCGCACGAGCAGGACAGCTTCTCGGAAGACGGCCTGCTGGACTGCCCGCACTACAGCCGGCCCGAAAGCTGGCAGCACGCGGGCGAAGATGTGCCGGTGCCGCCGGTGCTGCTGTCGGGCCACCATGCGCAGATCGCGCGCTGGCGGCGCGAGCGTTCGCTCGAACTGACGGCCCGCCGCCGGCCGGAACTGATCGATGCCGCGCGGGCGGCAGGGCGCCTTTCGAAGGCCGACGAGCGCTTCCTGGCCGCGCTCACGCTATAATCGCAGGCTTTTCACCGATCCTCTGCCGGGCGCGACGCCTGCGTTGCACCCAAGAACCAAAGCGCCGGCACGATCATTTGGAGAATTTTGTGAACCTGATCCAAACCCTCGAGCAAGAAGAAATTGCTCGCCTGAACAAGACCATTCCGGCGTTCGCGCCCGGCGACACGGTGATCGTGAGCGTCAATGTGGTCGAAGGCACCCGCAAGCGCGTGCAGGCCTACGAAGGCGTGGTCATCGCCAAGCGCAACCGCGGCCTGAACAGCAGCTTCATCGTGCGCAAGATCTCCAGCGGCGAAGGCGTGGAACGTACGTTCCAGCTGTACAGCCCGCTGATCTCCAGCATCGAAGTCAAGCGCCGTGGTGACGTGCGCCGCGCCAAGCTGTACTACCTGCGCCAGCGTTCGGGCAAGTCGGCACGGATCAAGGAAAAGCTGTCCTGATCGTGCTTGCGTGCTAGCTTCGGGCTGGTGCTGCAACGACGCAAAGCCGCCTCCGGGCGGCTTTGTCGTTCCTGGCCTATCCTCACCGCCCCATGAGCCGACCCGCCATCCGTGATCCGCATGCCGTGCCCATCGTCGCCATCGACGATGCGCTGCCCCCCATCGATCCCGGGCTGCTGACGGCTGGCGCGCTGCGTGAGCGCTTCGCCGAAGCCCGCGGCTGGACGCCCGAGTTCACCGGCGACGGCGCGTCTTCGGGCCGGGAGCCGGCCTTCGCCTCCGTGCTGGTGCCGCTGGTCGACCGGCCCGAGGGCTTGTCGGTGCTGCTCACGCAGCGCACCGCACACCTGCGCGACCATGCCGGGCAGGTGAGCTTTCCGGGTGGCCGGGCCGAGCCCACCGATGTCGACGTGATCGACACCGCGCTGCGCGAGGCCGAAGAAGAGGTGGGCCTGGCCCGCCGGCATGTGGAGGTGATGGGCACGCTGCATCCGTACAGCACCGTCACCAACTTCGTGGTCACGCCGGTGGTGGGCCTGGTGCGGCCGGGCTTTGAACTCACGCTCGATCCGTTCGAGGTGGCGTCGGCCTTCGAGGTGCCGCTGGCCTTTCTGATGACGCCGGCCAACCACCGCCGCCACCGCTTCGAGTACGACGGCCAGGCGCGCCATTTCCTGTCGATGCAGTGGGAAGGCCCGGCCGCCGACGGCCGCCAGCAGGCCTTTTTCATCTGGGGCGCCACAGCCTCGATGCTGCGCAACCTCTATCGGTTCCTGGCAGCCTAGTTGGCATCGCTATCATCGTGGGCGATGAGTTTCTTCGCCGTCCTTTTTGCGCTGCTGATCGAACAGCTCAAGCCGCTGCCGCGTGACAACTGGGTGCACGACTCGCTGATCTCCTGGGTCGGCTGGAGCGGGCGCAACTTCGATGCGGGCAAGTCGCACCACGCCTGGGTGGTCTGGGGCGTCACCGTCATCGCCCCCGCGCTGCTGGCCTGGGGCCTCTTCGCCGCCATCGCGCACTACAGCCTGCTGCTGGCCCTGGCCTTCAACGTCGGCGTGCTGTACCTGACGCTGGGCTTCCGCCAGTTCAGCCACTTCTTCACCGACATCCGCGACGCGCTGGACCGCGGCGACGAGAACGAGGCCCGCCGCCTGCTGGCCGAGTGGCGCCACCTGGACGCCAGCGAGCTGCCCCGCACCGAGCTGATGCGGCACGTGATCGAGCATTCGCTGCTGGCTGCGCACCGCCATGTGCTGGGCGTGTTCTTCTGCTTCATCGTGCTGTCGGCCTTTGGCATGGGCCCGGCGGGCGCCGTGCTGTACCGCATGGCCGAGTTCGCCAGCCGCTACTGGGCCTACCGGCAGCGGGCGCTGCAGGCGCCTTCCAACGACCGGCTGCGCGAGATCTCGCAGCGCATGTTCTCGCTGATCGACCATGTGCCGGCTCGCCTGACGGCCTTCGGCTTCGCGGTGGTGGGCAACTTCGAGGAAGCCATCAACGTCTGGCGGCGCGACGCCGGCCTGTGGCTGCATGCCAATGAGGGCATCATCCTGTCGGCCGCCGCCGGCGCGCTGAGCGTGCAGCTGGGCGGTGGCGCCGCGCCGGGCATCACGCCCGACCGTTCCAAGACCTTCGAGAGCGGCGTCGACCCCGACGCGATGCGGGCCGCGGGCGTCACGCCCGGCCTGCCGCCGCAACTGGGGCACCTGCAAAGCCTGGTGGGCCTGGTGTGGCGCTCGGTGGTGCTGTGGATGCTGCTGGTGGCCTTGTTGAGCCTCGCCAACGTGTTGGGTTGATGTCTGCTCAGCGATGGCTGCTGCGCGACAGCTCGTCGAACAGCTCGCCATAGATGCGGTAGCGCGAGGGGCTGATGTCGCCGCGCTCCACCGCCGCCCGCACGCCGCAGCCGGGCTCCTGCCGGTGGGTGCAGTTGTAGAAGCGGCAGTCGCCGATGTGGGCGCGCAGGTCGGGCATCAGCCGCGGCAGGCGTTGCACGTCGATCTGCTGCAGGCCGAATTCCTGGAAGCCCGGTGAATCGATCAGCGCGGTGCCGGCCGGCCGGTCCACCCAGTACCAGCGGGTGGTGGTGGTGGTGTGGCGGCCCGAGTTCAGCGCGGTGGAAATCTCGCCCACCTGCGCTGCGGCCTCTGGCACCATCAGGTTGATCAACGTGCTCTTGCCGGTGCCGCTGGGGCCCAGCACCAGGGTCGTGCGGCCGGCCAGCAGAGGGCCGAACAGCGCCCGTGCGGCCTCGGCGTCGTGCTTGATCGAGCAGTCGTGCACCTCCACGCCCATCGCGCGGTAGGGTGCCAGCCGCTCGCGGGCCAGCGCGGCCTGCGGCAGGTCGGCCTTGTTCAGCACCACGCACACGTCGATGCCGGCGTCCTCCGCGGCGATCAGCGCACGGGTGAGCTGCGACTCGCTGAACATCGGGTCGCCCGCCACCAGCACGATGATGCGGTCGAGGTTGGCCGCGAAGCTCTTGGTCTTCCATTCGTCCTGGCGGAACAGCAGGTTGCGCCGCGGGTCGATCTTCTGGATGACGCCTTCGTCCTCACCGCCCGAGCCGGTGGGCTGCCAGCGCACGCGGTCGCCCACCACGCAGTCGCTTTTTTTGCCGCGCGGGTGGCAGGTCAGGCGGGTGCCTTCGGGCGTCTCGACGATGAAGTGGCGGCCGTGCGCCGCCACCACCAGGCCGGGCGCCGTCATGCGCCCTGCAGCCGCAGCGCGGCCAGCCGTTCGGTGGCCGGCGGGTGCGAGTAGTAAAAGCGCACGTACAGCGGATCGGGCGTCAGCGTGGAGGCGTTGTCCTCGTGCAGCTTGAGCAGCGCACTGGCCAGGTCGCGGCCGTCGGCCTGGGCGCAGGCATAGGCGTCGGCCTCGAACTCATGCTTGCGCGAGCTGCGCGCCGCCAGCGGCCCCAGCAGGAAAGTGAAGGGCGGCAGCGCCAGCATGAACAGCAGCAGTGCCAGCGCATCGTTGGGCGCCAGCAGGTTGGGCTGCACGCCCAGGCCGGTGAAGAACCAGGTCTGCTGCGACAACCAGCCCAGCAGCGCCAGGCCCAGCAGGCTCATGCCGAACACCATGGCCATGCGCTTTTGCACATGGCGGTGCTTGAAGTGGCCCAGCTCATGCGCCAGCACCGCCTCCACCTCGCCGGGCGACAGCTTGTTGAGCAGCGTGTCGAAGAACACCACCCGCTTGGCCGCACCCAGGCCGGTGAAGTAGGCATTGGCGTGGGCCGAGCGGCGGCTGCCGTCCATCACGTACAAGCCCTTGGCCGCGAAGCCGCAGCGCTGCATCAGCGATTGCACGCGGGCCTTCAGCGATTCATCGGGCAGTGGCTCGAACTTGTTGAACAGCGGCGCGATGACGGTGGGGTACAGCACCAGCAGCAGCAGCTGAAAACCCGTCCAAGCCGCCCAGGCCCACAGCCACCACAGGCTGCCGGTGGCGCCCATGATCCACAGGATGAGCGCGGCCAGCGGCAGACCGATCACCGCCGCCACCAGCAGGCCCTTGAGGGTGTCGGCCGCCACCATGCGCCAGGTCATGCGGTTGAAGCCGAAGCGCTGCTCGATGCGGAAGGTGTTGTACAGGTCGAAGGGCAGTTCCAGCGCGCCGGCGATCAGCGCGAAAGTGGCCAGCAGGCTCAGCTGGTAGGCCATGTCGCCCCAGCGCGGCTGCACGGTGGCCACCAGCCAGCCGTTGAGCATGTCCAGCCCGCCCAGCAGCGTCCAGCCCAGCAGCACCAGGGTGGCGAAGGCCGTGGACAGCAGGCCGAAGCGGCCCTTGGCCAGGGTGTAGTCGGCCGCACGCTGGTGCGCCGCCAGCGTGACGGTGGTGGCGAAGGCCGGCGGCACCTGGTTGCGATGGGCGGCCACGTGGCGCATCTGGCGCGATGCGAGCCAGAACTTGACGCCCATCGCCGCCAGCAGGGCCACGGCAAAGAGCAAAGACAGCAGGAGGGCTTGCATGCCCGGGAGTGTAGGGCTGCGACAATCGGCCGTTTCCCCGACCTGCCGTGCCATGACCGACACCACGACTCCCAGCCTCGCCAAGAGCGACCAGAACCTGATCTGGATCGACCTCGAGATGACCGGTCTCTTCCCGAACACCGACCGCATCATCGAGATTGCCGTCGTCGTCACCGACCCGCAGCTGCAGGTGCGCATCGAAGGCCCGGTGTTCGCCATCCACCAGAGCGACGCCACGCTGGACGCGATGGACGCCTGGAACAAGGGCACCCACGGTCGCAGCGGCCTGATCGACCGCGTCAAGGCCTCCACCGTGAACGAGGCCCATGCCGAGGCCGAGGTGATCGCCTGGCTGGCGCAGTACCTGCCCGCCGGCAAGAGCCCGATGTGCGGCAACTCCATCTGCCAGGACCGCCGCTTCCTGGCCAACTACATGCCGGCGCTGGAAGCCTTCTTCCACTACCGCAACCTGGACGTCAGCACGCTGAAGGAGCTGGCCAAGCGCTGGAAGCCGGAGATCCTGGCCGGCTTCAAGAAGGCGCAGGCGCACACCGCGCTGGCCGACATCCATGAGTCGATCGACGAACTGGCCTACTACCGCCAGCACCTGCTGTCGGTGGCTTGAACACGCTTTCTCCGTTCAGGGCTTGGTGAAAACCCGGATTCACCGTAGAATCCGCGCTTCGGCTGATCGCTGCATTGTCTTGATCAGCCGTTTCGTTCATCCCCACTGACTCTGTGGCCGGGCAATCTGCCCGGAAGCCCCTCTCGGGGCGCGGGTCGGCGGCGATGCCGTCGCTTGGGCCCGTTTGTCACTGTGCGGCACTCCTTGGCTGAGTTGCCCGTCGAGCGTTCCTGTTGCTGCGACCTGACCCCGGCTGCACGCCCGTGCGGCCCGCGCAAGCTTTGGCCTGCGCGCCGAGAGAAGAGAAAGCGTTCCATGTTCACTGAATCCAACACCCCCGCCGCCGACACCCCGGCGGGCGACGGCGAAACCAACGGCTTCGCCGCCCTGGGCCTGCATGCCGCGCTGGTGCGCGCCGTGGCCGACTCGGGCTACTCGCAGCCCACCGAAGTGCAATCGCGCGCCATTCCGTCGGCCCTGCAGGGTCAAGACCTGCGTGTGTCGTCCAGCACCGGCAGCGGCAAGACCGCTTCCTTCGTGCTGCCCGCGCTGAGCCGCGTGCTGGCCGCCCGTGGCGACGGCAAGCGCCGTGAAAAGGGCGTGGTGCATGGCCCGCGCGTGCTGGTGCTGGCCCCCACCCGCGAACTGGCGATGCAGGTCTCCAAGGCCGCTTCCACCTACGGCACCCACGTGCAAGGCCTGCGCGTGGCCACGGTCGTGGGCGGCGTGCCCTACGGCGCCCAGCTCAAGGCCCTGCGTGGCCCGCTGGACGTGCTGATCGCCACCCCCGGCCGCCTGATGGACCACATGGCCAGCGGCAAGGCCATCCTGGCCAACGTCGAACTGCTGGTGCTGGACGAAGCCGACCGCATGCTGGACATGGGCTTCATCGACGACATCCGCCACATCGCCGAATCGCTGCCCGAGCAGCGCCAGACGATGATGTTCAGCGCCACCTTCGCCGGCCACGTGGGCCGCCTGGCCTCGGAGCTGCTGCGTGACGATGCGCAGACCATCGACGTCGCCTCGCACACCGACACGCACGAGAACATCGAGCAGCGCCTGCACTGGGCCGACAACGGCCAGCACAAGAATGCGCTGCTGGACCACATCCTGGCCGACCGCGACATGGAGCAGGCCGTGGTGTTCACCAGCACCCAGCGTGACGCCGACTGGCTGGCCGACCGACTGGCCGACATGGGCCATCACGTGGCTTCGCTGCACGGTGGCATGCCGCAAGGCCGCCGCAACCGCGTGCTGCAAGGCCTGCGCACCCGTCACCTGCGCGTGCTGGTGGCCACCGACGTGGCCGCCCGCGGCATCGACGTGCCCACCATCAGCCACGTGATCAACTACGGCCTGCCGATGAAGGCCGAGGACTATGTGCACCGTATCGGCCGCACCGGCCGTGCCGGTCGCAACGGCCTGGCCATCACGCTGGCCGAGGCGCCGGACGCCGGCATGATCCGCCGCATCCAGCAGTTCACGACGCAGCAGATCCCGGTGGCCACGATCGAAGGCCTGGAGCCGCAGAAGCCGGCGCCGCGCCTGTTCGCGCAGCGCCGTGAAGGCTTCGGTGGCGACCGTCCGCGTGGTCGTCCGTTCAACAAGGGCGGCTTCCGCTCGGGTGGCGGCGATCGCCCGGCCTTCGGCGGCCCGCGCTCGGGTGGCGGCTTCAAGTCGTCGCCGCGCCAGCGTTGATCTGATTCAGCGCTGCTGAAACAAAAAGGGCTCGCCATCGGCGAGCCCTTTTTTCTTGGTGCGCCCGGCAGGGCGCACCTACTTGGAGGTGCAAGTCCTCCACCAGCCCGGCAAGGGGAATGGTTAGCCGAAGGCAAGGGCTACGTGGGCGACTGCGGGTCTGAAGGAAGCCGGATGGCAAAGCGCTGGCCTGACGAACAGGAAGCGGATACGAGGCGACGCGCTGGGGTGAGATGGCCAAATTCATCAAAGCCCGGTACTTGCACGGAACGGTGCGTCGTATATCCGACAGGCATAAGCGTGAAGGTGGGTGCGCAATACCCGGGGAGATCTGAATGTGTGCCCGAAGGGGCTACCGGCGTCGAGAGGCGGCGGGATGCGCGCTCAGAAGTCAGCCGAGGCCATAGTAGGTGCCAGCACGGACCGAAGGGCTGAACGAGTAAGACCGAGAGTAGGACGATCGATCTTGACGCCTATCGATGATGCAGAAGCTGCCCTGGGCTGTTGCTTTGGGCAGGCCGAGCGCCAAGCAACCGGACGGAATCCGGGGAGTGCGCGCGACGGTGCGGAGATGGGCGCAGCGACGGACGGGCAAACGAAATCGGAGGGCTGCCGGCTCATGGAGCGGGTGGTCGAACGCAGCAACATGCAAAAGGCGTACAGCCAGGTCATGAGTAACCGCGGGGCGCCCGGCATCGACGGGCTGCGCTGCGAAGACCTCAAGGGCTGGCTGCAAAGCCATTGGCAAAGTGTGAAGGGGGCGCTGCTGGACGGCACGTACCTGCCACGCGCGGTGCGCCGAGTGGACATCCCCAAGCCGCAGGGCGGGGTCAGGACGCTGGGCGTGCCCACCGTGGTGGACAGGCTGATCCAGCAGGCGCTGCACCAGGTGATGCAACCGCTGTTCGAGCCGACGTTCTCGCAAGGGAGCTACGGCTTCCGCCCGGGACGCAGCGCGACGCAGGCAGTGGTTCAAGCCGCGAACTACATCCGGGGCGGCAAGCGCTGGGTGGTGGACATGGATCTGGAGAAATTCTTCGACCGTGTGAACCACGACGCGCTCATGCACCGGGTCGCCAGGCGGATCGACGACAGGCGCGTGCTGAAGTTGATCCGGCGCTTCCTGCAAGTGAGCCTGATGGACAACGGAGTCGAGACAGCGAGGACACAGGGCACGCCGCAAGGCGGACCGCTGTCACCGCTGCTGTCGAACATCCTGCTGACCGATCTGGACCGCGAACTGGAGCGGCGCGGACTGGACTTCTGCCGGTACGCGGACGACTGCAACATCTATGTGTCGAGCCTGCGGGCGGGACAACGCGTCATGGACGTGGTGACGAAGTTCCTCTGGGAACGGCTGAAGCTCACGGTGAATGCGACCAAGAGCGCGGTGGCAAGGCCCTGGGGACGCAAGTTCCTGGGCTACAGCGTGACTGCGCACAAGGAGACCCGTCTGCGGATCGCGCCAGAAAGTCTTGCCCGCCTGAGGGCACGGGTCACCGACCTGTGTTTGAAGGGGCGCGGGCAACGCCTGGAGCGGACCATCGAGCAGCTGCGGCCAGTCCTGCGAGGCTGGATGAACTACTTCCAGCACACGCAGGGACGACGGGCGCTCGAAGAGCTGGACACATGGGTGAGGCGTCGCCTGCGCGTCATCGCCTGGAGACAGTGGAAGCGCCCGGCCACACGGGCATCGCGCTTGCGTGCGCTTGGCCTGGACGCGCATCGCGCGTGGAAGTCGAGCGTCAACGGTCGGGGTCCGTGGTGGAACGCGGGGGCCAAACACATGGTGGCGGCCATGCCGCCGAAGCACCTAGCCCGCATGGGGCTGGTCTCGCTGGTGGACATCCACCGGCAACTCCAGCGTCTTACTTGAACCGCCGGATGCGGACCCGCATGTCCGGTGGTGTGAGAGGGCTGAGGGGGTAACCCCTCACCCTACTCGATGCTCGAGCGTCAGACGCCCAGCAACTCCACCTCGAACACCAGGGTGGCGTTCGGGGGGATCACGCCGCCGGCGCCGCGGGCGCCATAGCCCAGGTCGGCCGGGATGGTCAGCACGCGGGTGCCGCCCACCTTCATGCCTTGCACGCCTTCGTCCCAGCCGCGGATGACCATGCCCTGGCCGAGGCCGAACTGGAACGGGTCGTTGCGGTCCTTGCTGGAGTCGAACTTGCGGCCGCGCTGGTTAGGGGCGGCGGGGTCGAACAGCCAGCCGGTGTAGTGCACGGTGACGTGCTGGCCGGCGCGGGCCTCTTCGCCGGTGCCGGGCACGGTGTCTTCGTATTGCAGGCCGGAAGCGGTGGTGACCATGTTGAAAGCGTCCTTCTTGTGTTGTCGGTCGCGCATCATGCCAGCCCCACGAGGCGGGCCCAGGCGGCAGTGGCTTCGGCCAGCCAGCCTTCGGGGCTGGCGGCGTGCAGCGGCGGCAGGCCCAGCGCCACTGCCGCCTGCTGCAGCGCCGCCCGCACATCGGCCGGCGTGTCCAGCAGCAGCGGCGCGGCGCCGTTCTGCTTGGACAGTTTGTGCCCGTCGGCAGCCCGCACCAGCGGCGTGTGCAGGTAGCGCGGCGTGGGCAGGCCCAGCAGCCGCTGCAGGTGGATCTGCCGCGGCGTGTTGTCCGCCAGGTCTTCGCCGCGCACCACGTCGCTGATGGCCTGCGCCGCGTCGTCCACCACCACCGCCAGCTGGTAGGCCCAGAGGCCATCGGCGCGCCGCACGACGATGTCGCCTACCTCGTGCGTCAGGTCCTGCGTGGCCGCGCCCAGCCGGCGGTCTTGCCAGGAGAGGTGCAGCGGCGCTTCATCCGTGCCACAGCGCACCCGCCAGGCGCGCGCCGGCTTGCCGTGCAGGCCATCGCGGCAAGTGCCGGGGTACACCAGCTCACCAAAGCGCTCCGGCGCATGGCCGGCGGCAGCCAGCGCCGCTTCGATGGCCTTGCGCGTGCAGCCGCAGGGGTAGGCGGTGCCCGCCGACTGCAGCCGCGCCAGCGCGGCGGCATAGGCGTCGCTGCGCTGCGACTGCCACAGCGGTGGCTCGTCGCTCACCAGGCCCAGGCGCTGCAGCTGGCCCAGGATGGCCTGGTCGGCACCGGCGATGCAGCGCGGGCCATCCACATCTTCGATGCGCACGAGCCACTGGCCGCCGTGGGCGCGGGCGTCCAGCCAACTCGCCAGCGCCGCCACCAGCGAGCCGGCATGCAGCAGCCCGGTGGGCGAAGGCGCGAAGCGGCCGCGGTAGGGGGCGGAATCGCCGCCCGTGCCTTCGCGGCGGGGGCCGGTGTGGCCGGGCAGGGCGCCCATGCTCAATCCACCCGTTGCGGCAGCCCGGCATGGCGCTCCAGCAGCGCGAGGCGGGTGGCGGGGCTCTCCAGCTGCTGCAGCCACCAGCCCAGCGCCAGGCCTTGCGGGGCCTTCTTGGGCTGCGGCGCTGCCGCGGTGCGCCAAGCGTAGCCCAGGGTCACCGGGTTGCGGCCCCGCTGCACCTGCTTGGTGACCAGGCGGCCGGCGTTCACATGCTCACGCACCAGCGGCTCGGGCAGGAAGCCGCAGCCCAGGCAGCGCATCTGCGCCTCGATCTTGGCCTGCGTGCTGGCCACGGTGAACACGTCCTGGCCGGGCAGCAGGTTCACCGTCAGCGGCGACAGGCGGTGGGCTGAGTCCGCCACGGCCACGGCGCGGTGGCGCACCAGCTCGGCATCGCTGATTGGCTCGGCCATCGTGGCCAGCGGATGGTGCGGCGCCACGGCAAAGACGAACGGCATCTCACCCAGCGGCCGCAGCTCGATGCCCTGCGGCGGCGACACCCCGCTGCCCACGCCGATGGCCAGGTCGGCCTGGCCCGAGACCAGCGCCTCCCAGGTGCCGGCCAGCACCTCGGTGCGCAGCCGCAGCCGGGTGCCGGGCCCGGCCTGCGACTCGTCGGGGCACATCGCGTAGAAGGCTTCGCACAATTCGAACATCGTCAGCCGCGAGATCACGCCATCCACCGCGATGGTGAGCGACGATTCCCAGCCGGTGGCCACGCGCTTGACGCGGTTGGCCACCGCATCCATCTCCGCCAGCAGGCGGCGGCCCTCGTTCAGCAGCTCCTCCCCCGCGGCGGTGAGCCGCGCCTGGCCGGAGCGGCGGTCGAACAACAGCACGTCCAGTGCGTCTTCCAGCTGGCGCACGCTGTAGGTGAGGGCCGAAGGCACCTTGCCCAGCTCGCGGGCGGCGGCAGCAAAACTGCCCAGCCGGCCGATGGCATCCATCATCGTCAGGGCATCGGGCGTGAGGGCATGGCGTCGGTCGGACATGCCTTCATCTTATTTGAACGAACGCTTCACCGGTCTTCGCTTCCGGCCTGGCTGCCGGCTCCTACATTGGATTCACACAAGGAGTACCCAACATGATCACCCTGCGCAAGAGCGAAGACCGCGGATATGCCGACCATGGCTGGCTGAAGAGCTACCACAGCTTCTCGTTCGCCGACTACCACGACCCCAAGCACATGGGTTGGGGCAACCTGCGGGTCATCAACGAGGACCGCGTGGCGGCGGGCACCGGTTTCGGCACCCACGGCCACCGTGACATGGAAATCGTCAGCTACGTGCTGGACGGTGCGCTGGCCCACCAGGACAGCATGGGCAACGGCACTGCAGGCAGCGCCAACAGCGGCGTCATCCGCCCGGGCGACGTGCAGCGCATGACGGCCGGCACCGGCGTGCGGCACAGCGAGTTCAACCACTCGAAGGAGGGCGCGACCCACTTCCTGCAGATCTGGATCCTGCCCGAGCAGCGCAACCTAGCGCCGGGCTACGAACAGAAGCACTTCGATGCCGCCAGCAAGCGCGGCCGGCTGGCGCTGGTGGCGGCGCCCGGCGGCGAGGGCGGGTCGGTGACGCTGAACGCCGATGCCCGCATCCATGCGGGTCTGTTCGACGGCGCTGAGCAGGCGACGCTAGCGCTGGACCCGCGTCGGCCGGCCTATGTGCACCTGGCCCGCGGACAGCTGGACGTCAACGGCCAGACGCTGAAGGCCGGTGATGCCGCCAAGCTGGACGGCGAGGCGCAGCTCACGCTGGCCAACGGCCATGACGCCGAAGTGCTGGTGTTCGAGCTGGCTGCTTGAGCCATTCCCACGGTCCGCCCCGGCGGACCGTGAACTGGATCACCGTCGTCGGCACGGTGCATCCAACAGTGAGGCGAAAGCCCCACACCTCTGCCGACAGGGGCAAAACCTAG encodes the following:
- the rpsP gene encoding 30S ribosomal protein S16; protein product: MVVIRLARGGSKKRPFYNIVVADARERRDGRFIERVGFYNPVASGAAESLRVAQDRVTYWKGVGAQLSPTVARLVGNAKTAA
- the rimM gene encoding ribosome maturation factor RimM (Essential for efficient processing of 16S rRNA) codes for the protein MNATTPAPGDTAWPEDAVEVGRILGPWGIKGALKVLPYASDPKALFSSRRWFIQPGHRLLKITGARDHGDGVVATAQEVPDRNAAEALKGAQVFVSRSSFPTPSEGEYYWVDLIGLEVYNREGAHLGMVTDLLSTGPHSVLKLRPADAPADAGGEAAERLIPFVDAYVDQVDLPARRITVDWGLDY
- the trmD gene encoding tRNA (guanosine(37)-N1)-methyltransferase TrmD — protein: MRFDVLTLFPELFTPHLSLGVTRRAYESGAVDVRLWPLRDYGEGTYRRVDDRPFGGGPGMVMLADPLARALAEVRAQRADAVPLIHFSPTGRPITQALVREMAAGPGAVLLCGRYEGIDQRFLDRHQHIELSLGDFILSGGELPAMALLDAIARLQPGVLNDAASHEQDSFSEDGLLDCPHYSRPESWQHAGEDVPVPPVLLSGHHAQIARWRRERSLELTARRRPELIDAARAAGRLSKADERFLAALTL
- the rplS gene encoding 50S ribosomal protein L19, with the translated sequence MNLIQTLEQEEIARLNKTIPAFAPGDTVIVSVNVVEGTRKRVQAYEGVVIAKRNRGLNSSFIVRKISSGEGVERTFQLYSPLISSIEVKRRGDVRRAKLYYLRQRSGKSARIKEKLS
- a CDS encoding CoA pyrophosphatase → MSRPAIRDPHAVPIVAIDDALPPIDPGLLTAGALRERFAEARGWTPEFTGDGASSGREPAFASVLVPLVDRPEGLSVLLTQRTAHLRDHAGQVSFPGGRAEPTDVDVIDTALREAEEEVGLARRHVEVMGTLHPYSTVTNFVVTPVVGLVRPGFELTLDPFEVASAFEVPLAFLMTPANHRRHRFEYDGQARHFLSMQWEGPAADGRQQAFFIWGATASMLRNLYRFLAA
- a CDS encoding CobD/CbiB family protein; translation: MSFFAVLFALLIEQLKPLPRDNWVHDSLISWVGWSGRNFDAGKSHHAWVVWGVTVIAPALLAWGLFAAIAHYSLLLALAFNVGVLYLTLGFRQFSHFFTDIRDALDRGDENEARRLLAEWRHLDASELPRTELMRHVIEHSLLAAHRHVLGVFFCFIVLSAFGMGPAGAVLYRMAEFASRYWAYRQRALQAPSNDRLREISQRMFSLIDHVPARLTAFGFAVVGNFEEAINVWRRDAGLWLHANEGIILSAAAGALSVQLGGGAAPGITPDRSKTFESGVDPDAMRAAGVTPGLPPQLGHLQSLVGLVWRSVVLWMLLVALLSLANVLG
- the rsgA gene encoding ribosome small subunit-dependent GTPase A; this translates as MTAPGLVVAAHGRHFIVETPEGTRLTCHPRGKKSDCVVGDRVRWQPTGSGGEDEGVIQKIDPRRNLLFRQDEWKTKSFAANLDRIIVLVAGDPMFSESQLTRALIAAEDAGIDVCVVLNKADLPQAALARERLAPYRAMGVEVHDCSIKHDAEAARALFGPLLAGRTTLVLGPSGTGKSTLINLMVPEAAAQVGEISTALNSGRHTTTTTRWYWVDRPAGTALIDSPGFQEFGLQQIDVQRLPRLMPDLRAHIGDCRFYNCTHRQEPGCGVRAAVERGDISPSRYRIYGELFDELSRSSHR